ATTCAACCGCTGCAGGGCATGGCCAATGCGGGTGCCTTTGTTCTTTGGCTGGGCTGTTAACAGTTCGCGAACGATGTACAACACATGATCTCTTCCCTTTTTTGGGGGAATGAATTTCTCTATCACGTCGCTAAAGAACAGCACGCCTACCTTATCGTTGTTACTGATGGCGGAGAAAGCCATTACGGCGGCCACTTCAGTTATCAGGTCTTTTTTACGGGCATGCGTAGTGCCAAACAGGGAGCTGGCGCTTACATCAACCAGCAGCATTACCGATAGTTCGCGTTCTTCTTCAAATACCTTGCTGAAGGGGTGGTTAAAGCGGGCGCTCACGTTCCAGTCTATAAACCGGATGTCGTCACCGGGCTGGTATTCGCGTACTTCCTTAAACAACATACCCCTGCCCTTAAAAGCACTGTGGTACTCGCCCGTAAACAAATGCCGGGTGAGCTTTTTGCTTTTGATCTCCAGCTCGCGAACCTTTTTTATTATTTCGGCTGTCGTTAACATATCAATAGGCAATTGACAATTTGCAATAGACAATTTAAAAATGATTAGCAACAAGCAATTGTATTTTTTGCCAATTGCTTATTGCCTATTGTCTATTGGCTAAGGAACTTGAATTACGCGAAGAACGTCATCTATAACATTCTCCACATTTACGTTTTCTGCTTCCGCTTCGTAAGTTAATCCAATACGATGGCGCAATACATCTTTTGAAATACTGCGTACATCTTCAGGAATAACAAAACCACGTTTGTTGAGGAATGCATGCGCTTTGGCAGCCAGAGCCAGGTTAATGCTGGCGCGGGGCGATCCGCCATAAGCGATCAGTGGTTTTAATTTATCCAGTTTGTATTTATCGGGAAAACGGGTGGCGAATACTATATCGAGGATATAATTCTCAACTTTCTCATCCATGTAAATCTGGCGGGCAAGGTCCTTTGCTTCTTTTATTTCCTGCATCGACACAACCGGGCTCACCTGGGGTCCTTTTTCCCCCTGCAGGTTCTGGCGGATGATGATCTGCTCTTCTTCCTTGGTAGGATAATCAACAATCACTTTCATAATAAACCGGTCCTGCTGGGCTTCAGGTAACGGATAGGTACCTTCCTGCTCCAACGGGTTTTGTGTGGCCAGTACAAGGAAGGGTTCATCCAGTTTATGCGTGGTATCGCCAATTGTTACCTGGCGTTCCTGCATGGCTTCCAGCAAGGCGCTTTGCACTTTTGCCGGGGCGCGGTTAATTTCATCAGCCAGTACGAAGTTGGCGAAAATAGGCCCCTTACGTACTATAAATTCATTTTTTTGCTGATTATAGATCATTGTACCAATTACATCGGCCGGTAACAGATCGGGCGTGAACTGTATACGGCTGAATTTGGCCTTGATCGCCTGAGCAAGCGATTTAATGCTGAGGGTTTTGGCCAAACCCGGTACCCCCTCCAGCAAAACGTGCCCATTGCTTAACAAACCAATCAACAGTCTGTCGAGCATATGATGCTGGCCAATAATAACCCTGGCTGTTTCGTCGCGGAGCCGGTCGATAAAAGCGCCCTGATACTGTATTTTGTCATTGAGCTGCCGGATATCATCTGCTGTTAATAGCATATACGGGGTTTAGTATGAATGATTGATAATCAGTTATGAAAATACGTCAAAGCCTTTGCAAAGGGCTTGCCAACTTGTAAAAACCACGCTAAAATCAATAAAAATAAACATGTTTCACAACATACAATAAACTGTCAAATTTGTAGTTGCAGTAATTTACGAACTGGCCGTTCATAAAGCAACGGAAAAGGAATAAAATTTGCTCATATTAGTGGCCATAATTACCCAATTTTGAGAACTGGCTATTTAAATCTAAAACTGTCAAGATGAAAAAATTTGTAATCGTAGTGTTTTCGATCGGTTGTATCCTCTATGCCTGCAAGAAAGACGACAATAAAAGCTCCGACGATACTAACGCCAAGGTTCAATTAATAACCAGCGCTACCTGGAAATATGACACTGTTGCCCTCGACACGGACCACGACGGAAAACCCGACACGCCCATCCCAGGCTTTGTGGGTGCCGTACAACCATGTGATAAAGACAATTCTATCACCTTCAAAAAAGACAGTACCGGCGTGCTTGATGCAGGCGCTACCAAATGTAATTCAAGTGATCCCCAAACAACCGCCTTCAGATGGTGGTTTAAAGACAATGGGGCAACCATATACAGCCCCGATCCGCTTTTTGGCAGCACTTTCACCGGCAGCTTCAAAGTAGGCGACCTGAGCACTACCCGGTTAAGAATATTAAAAGACACCACGGTATCCCCGTATGGTACATTTACTTTGGTACTTGATCTAAAGCATTAGTAATTAAACATATTAAAATCATATAAAGCCTTCCCGGCTCACCGGGAAGGCTTTATTTTTTAATGGTATAAGCAGATGAAACATAGATTAAAAATTCATCAATTACACAATAAAGTGGGGTAAAAGCTGTTTAATTCCCGGCCCAATTCATATCCCTGAAAAAACACCGATACTTTATGAAAAGAACATTTACTAAATTTCTTGTTTTAGCCTTATTAGCCGTTACCTCTTTTACTGCCTGTAAAAAAAGCAGCAATGATGTACTCACTGTTACAAAAGATAACCTGGCAGCTACTTATACCATAATATCAGTAAAAGCAAAAGCCCCCAACACTCCGGAGCAGGATGTAACAAGCAGTAATTTTGACGCTTGTGAAATGGATGACCAGATTATTTTAAAAAACGACTTTACCGCTACGTATGTTGATGCCGGTACACAATGTTCACCAGTTGGTGGTGGTTCAGACGTTTGGGCTTACAATAATGGCATTCTTACGATCGCCGGTGAAGACTTCACGGTGAAATCACTTACCAGAGGCACCCTGGTGCTTGAACAAACCGCTAACATTTCCGGTTTTGTAGTTACTGTAACTTCTACCTACAGAAGATATTAATTCTACGATATCAAAATAAAAAAAGGACTGTCGAAACCGGCAGTCCTTTTTTTATTTTATTACGATAAATACTTTCCTACTATTGGTAACCTACGGCCTACCCCAAACGCTTTACAACTCACTCTTATGATGGGGCAGAACTGGTTGCGTTTGTATTCATTTGTATTCACCAGTTTTAAAATGCGCCGTACCAGCGTTTCATCGATGCCCATCGCTATCAATTCCTTCGGTCCCTTGCGTTTTTCGATGTATTGATACAATACTTTATCCAATACGGCATAATCGGGTAAGCTGTCGCTGTCTTTTTGATCGGGGCGCAACTCGGCAGATGGTGGTTTGGTGATGATATTTTCCGGAATGATCTCGCCATTTCGGTTGAGGTAATCTGCCAGCGCATATACCTGCATTTTATACACATCGCCTAACACACTTAAGCCGCCGGCCATATCACCATACAACGTACCATACCCCGTACTGAGCTCGCTTTTATTGGATGTGTTCAATAAGATATAACCAAACTTATTGCTGATACCCATTAACAAATTACCCCGGGTACGGCTTTGCAAATTCTCTTCCGCCAACCCAAATGGCAGATCGCCAAAAATAGGTTTCAGGGTGTGCAGCAGTGAATCGTATACATTCTTTATGGGCACAATATCATAGGGATTGCCGAGGTTCTTACTCAG
The Niastella koreensis GR20-10 genome window above contains:
- a CDS encoding AAA family ATPase: MLLTADDIRQLNDKIQYQGAFIDRLRDETARVIIGQHHMLDRLLIGLLSNGHVLLEGVPGLAKTLSIKSLAQAIKAKFSRIQFTPDLLPADVIGTMIYNQQKNEFIVRKGPIFANFVLADEINRAPAKVQSALLEAMQERQVTIGDTTHKLDEPFLVLATQNPLEQEGTYPLPEAQQDRFIMKVIVDYPTKEEEQIIIRQNLQGEKGPQVSPVVSMQEIKEAKDLARQIYMDEKVENYILDIVFATRFPDKYKLDKLKPLIAYGGSPRASINLALAAKAHAFLNKRGFVIPEDVRSISKDVLRHRIGLTYEAEAENVNVENVIDDVLRVIQVP
- a CDS encoding DUF58 domain-containing protein — its product is MLTTAEIIKKVRELEIKSKKLTRHLFTGEYHSAFKGRGMLFKEVREYQPGDDIRFIDWNVSARFNHPFSKVFEEERELSVMLLVDVSASSLFGTTHARKKDLITEVAAVMAFSAISNNDKVGVLFFSDVIEKFIPPKKGRDHVLYIVRELLTAQPKNKGTRIGHALQRLNNTVRQSSIVFLLSDFLDNDFEDGLKVAGKKHDVIGIKVYDKMDMQLPDAGLMEIEDAETGTRSWIDTGDYLVRQQYEAAFFNHTNYCKNIFVRAGCELLHIRTGEDYVKVLQKFFVGRNR
- a CDS encoding lipocalin family protein, encoding MKRTFTKFLVLALLAVTSFTACKKSSNDVLTVTKDNLAATYTIISVKAKAPNTPEQDVTSSNFDACEMDDQIILKNDFTATYVDAGTQCSPVGGGSDVWAYNNGILTIAGEDFTVKSLTRGTLVLEQTANISGFVVTVTSTYRRY